The Streptomyces sp. CC0208 genome window below encodes:
- a CDS encoding gas vesicle structural protein GvpA → MTVVPAQQGGGGGGSSGLYDVLELVLDRGLVIDAFVRVSLVGIEILKIDVRVVVASVDTYLRFAEACNRLDLEAGPRKDPGLPDLVGEITESGARGKSKGALSGAAETISGAFKQAREEGQTESRPRARKATSSRRKEEEE, encoded by the coding sequence ATGACCGTTGTCCCGGCACAACAGGGCGGTGGCGGAGGCGGCTCCAGCGGCCTCTACGACGTTCTGGAACTGGTCCTCGACAGGGGTCTCGTCATCGACGCGTTCGTACGGGTCTCCCTGGTCGGCATCGAAATCCTGAAGATCGACGTACGGGTCGTGGTGGCCAGCGTCGATACGTATCTGCGCTTCGCCGAAGCGTGCAACCGGCTTGACCTGGAGGCCGGGCCCCGCAAGGACCCCGGTCTGCCCGACCTGGTCGGCGAGATCACCGAGTCCGGCGCCCGCGGCAAGTCCAAGGGAGCGCTGTCCGGGGCCGCCGAGACCATATCCGGCGCCTTCAAGCAGGCCCGTGAGGAAGGCCAGACGGAGTCCAGGCCGCGAGCCCGCAAGGCGACGTCCTCGCGCCGGAAGGAGGAAGAGGAGTGA
- the ligD gene encoding non-homologous end-joining DNA ligase, whose product MTGDDVRTVRAGKRTVEVHRPDKVLFPGGDGAKEYTKADLVDYYRSVAPFMLPHLRGRPLMLERHPDGLDGPLFMQKNTPDSYPEWIGRVEVTKEGGTVCHTVCDDTATLLYLADQAALTLHRWLSRAGSVEQPDRMVFDLDPAGDDDFALVREAAWLLGELLDELSLPSALMTTGSRGLHVIVPLNGRHEFDEVRQFARDVADTLVAGHPDRLTTAARKKDRGDRLYLDIQRNGYAQTAVAPFTVRAKPGAPVATPMAWTQLDDPGLDARRWTIADAVDQARTNPWAGVMAKRRALGPARRRLNALMRS is encoded by the coding sequence GTGACCGGGGACGACGTACGGACCGTACGCGCGGGCAAGCGCACCGTCGAGGTGCACCGGCCGGACAAGGTGCTCTTTCCCGGCGGCGACGGCGCCAAGGAGTACACCAAGGCCGATCTCGTCGACTACTACCGTTCCGTCGCGCCCTTCATGCTGCCGCACCTGCGGGGTCGTCCGCTGATGCTGGAACGGCACCCGGACGGCCTCGACGGCCCCCTGTTCATGCAGAAGAACACCCCGGACTCCTACCCGGAGTGGATCGGTCGCGTCGAGGTGACGAAGGAGGGCGGCACCGTCTGTCACACCGTCTGTGACGACACCGCCACCCTCCTGTACCTCGCCGACCAGGCCGCTCTCACCCTGCATCGCTGGCTGTCCCGGGCCGGGAGCGTGGAGCAGCCCGACCGGATGGTGTTCGACCTCGACCCGGCCGGGGACGACGACTTCGCCCTGGTGCGCGAGGCGGCCTGGCTGCTCGGGGAACTCCTCGACGAGCTGAGTCTGCCCTCGGCGCTGATGACCACCGGCTCGCGCGGGCTGCACGTCATCGTGCCGCTCAACGGCCGGCACGAGTTCGACGAGGTCCGTCAGTTCGCCAGGGACGTCGCCGACACCCTGGTCGCCGGCCACCCCGACCGGCTCACCACCGCCGCCCGCAAGAAGGACCGCGGCGACCGCCTCTACCTCGACATTCAGCGCAACGGCTATGCGCAGACCGCCGTCGCACCCTTCACGGTCCGTGCGAAACCCGGGGCTCCCGTGGCCACCCCGATGGCCTGGACCCAGCTGGACGACCCGGGTCTGGACGCCCGCCGCTGGACCATCGCCGACGCGGTCGACCAGGCCCGCACCAACCCGTGGGCCGGGGTCATGGCCAAAAGGCGCGCCCTCGGGCCCGCCCGGCGCAGGTTGAACGCCTTGATGCGCTCTTGA
- a CDS encoding transketolase: MNTGELVELAQQLRVDSVRASAAAGSGHPTSSMSAADLMAVLLANHFRYDFDRPAHPGNDRFVLSKGHASPLLYAAYKAAGAVDDEELLTFRKLDSRLEGHPTPRKLPWVETATGSLGQGLPVGVGIALSGKRLDRSDYRVWVLCGDSELAEGSIWEAAEHAGHEHLDNLTAIVDVNRLGQRGPTRHGHDLDAYARRFQAFGWHTVEVDGHDVDAIDRAYGEAASTKGQPTAILARTLKGKGVADIEDREGLHGKPLKNADDAIEELGGVRDLRVQVQDPPAARILHAVRAGHVDLPRWDTGEEVATRDAYGQALAALGTGRGDVVALDGEVGDSTRTEYFAKEHADRYFECYIAEQQMVAAAVGLAARGWVPYAGTFAAFLTRAYDFVRMASISGAGINLVGSHAGVAIGQDGPSQMGLEDLAMMRAIHGSTVLYPCDANQTARLIAQMADLEGIRYLRTGRGESPVIYGADEEFPIGGSKVLRFSQSDRLTLVAAGVTVHEALKAAEALEQEGIRVRVVDLYSVKPVDRATLRQAAEDTGCLLTVEDHREEGGLGDAVLDAFTDGRPVPRLVRLAVRTMPGSASPEESLHAAGIDAESIAAAARLLVEQAIVP, encoded by the coding sequence ATGAACACCGGTGAACTCGTCGAACTCGCCCAGCAGTTGCGCGTGGACAGTGTGCGCGCCTCGGCCGCCGCGGGCTCCGGGCACCCGACGTCCTCGATGTCCGCCGCCGACCTGATGGCCGTACTCCTCGCGAACCACTTCCGCTACGACTTCGACCGCCCCGCGCACCCCGGCAACGACCGCTTCGTGCTGTCCAAGGGGCATGCCTCACCGCTGCTGTACGCCGCCTACAAGGCGGCCGGTGCCGTCGACGACGAGGAACTGCTGACCTTCCGCAAGCTCGACAGCCGTCTCGAAGGACACCCGACCCCCCGCAAGCTGCCCTGGGTCGAGACGGCGACCGGATCGCTCGGCCAGGGACTGCCGGTGGGCGTCGGCATCGCACTGTCCGGGAAGCGGCTGGACCGCAGCGACTACCGGGTGTGGGTGCTGTGCGGCGACAGCGAACTCGCCGAGGGCTCGATCTGGGAGGCCGCCGAGCACGCGGGCCACGAGCACCTCGACAACCTCACCGCGATCGTGGACGTCAACCGGCTCGGCCAGCGCGGCCCCACCCGGCACGGCCACGACCTCGACGCCTACGCCCGCCGCTTCCAGGCCTTCGGCTGGCACACCGTCGAGGTCGACGGGCACGACGTGGACGCCATCGACCGCGCGTACGGCGAGGCCGCGTCCACCAAGGGCCAGCCCACCGCGATCCTCGCCCGCACCCTCAAGGGCAAGGGCGTCGCCGACATCGAGGACCGCGAGGGACTGCACGGCAAGCCGCTAAAGAACGCCGACGACGCCATCGAGGAGCTCGGTGGCGTACGCGACCTGCGCGTCCAGGTGCAGGACCCGCCCGCCGCCCGCATCCTGCACGCCGTCCGCGCCGGGCACGTCGACCTGCCCCGCTGGGACACCGGTGAGGAAGTCGCCACCCGCGACGCCTACGGCCAGGCCCTCGCCGCCCTCGGCACCGGACGCGGTGACGTCGTCGCCCTGGACGGCGAGGTCGGCGACTCGACCCGTACCGAGTACTTCGCCAAGGAACACGCCGACCGCTACTTCGAGTGCTACATCGCCGAGCAGCAGATGGTCGCGGCCGCCGTGGGACTGGCCGCGCGCGGCTGGGTGCCGTACGCCGGCACCTTCGCGGCCTTCCTCACCCGGGCCTACGACTTCGTACGCATGGCCTCCATCAGCGGGGCCGGGATCAACCTGGTCGGCTCGCACGCGGGTGTCGCCATCGGGCAGGACGGGCCCAGCCAGATGGGCCTGGAGGACCTCGCGATGATGCGGGCGATCCACGGCTCCACCGTGCTGTACCCGTGCGACGCCAACCAGACCGCCCGCCTGATCGCCCAGATGGCGGACCTGGAGGGCATCCGCTATCTGCGCACCGGCCGCGGCGAGAGCCCGGTGATCTACGGCGCCGACGAGGAGTTCCCGATCGGCGGCAGCAAGGTGCTGCGCTTCTCCCAGAGCGACCGGCTGACGCTCGTCGCCGCGGGCGTCACCGTGCACGAGGCACTCAAGGCCGCCGAGGCACTGGAGCAGGAGGGCATCCGCGTCCGGGTCGTCGACCTGTACTCGGTCAAGCCTGTCGACCGGGCCACCCTGCGCCAGGCTGCCGAGGACACCGGCTGCCTGCTGACCGTGGAGGACCACCGCGAGGAGGGCGGCCTCGGCGACGCCGTCCTCGACGCCTTCACCGACGGCCGGCCCGTACCGCGCCTGGTGCGCCTGGCCGTCCGTACGATGCCCGGCTCGGCCTCGCCCGAGGAGTCGCTCCATGCCGCGGGCATCGACGCCGAGTCGATCGCGGCCGCCGCACGGCTGCTGGTGGAGCAGGCGATCGTGCCGTGA
- a CDS encoding gas vesicle protein translates to MSNTKNSSESQDSRNSRKGTEEDTDEKVAENRRPKPMEVLREARAQLAELTGMTAENVSSFEQTEDGWALEIEVLELTRVPDTMSLMASYQVELDPEGQLTGYRRVRRYERGRSDAQRQGGR, encoded by the coding sequence ATGTCGAACACAAAAAACTCATCCGAATCACAGGATTCACGGAACTCCCGCAAAGGGACAGAAGAGGACACGGACGAGAAAGTGGCGGAGAACCGGCGGCCCAAGCCCATGGAGGTGCTGCGCGAGGCGCGCGCCCAGCTGGCCGAGCTCACCGGCATGACCGCCGAGAACGTGTCGTCCTTCGAACAGACGGAGGACGGCTGGGCGCTCGAGATCGAGGTCCTCGAGCTGACCCGTGTGCCCGACACGATGAGCCTCATGGCGAGCTACCAGGTCGAACTCGACCCGGAGGGACAGCTCACCGGCTATCGGCGCGTTCGCCGTTACGAACGCGGGCGCTCGGACGCACAAAGGCAGGGCGGCCGGTAG